One window of the Pieris brassicae chromosome 4, ilPieBrab1.1, whole genome shotgun sequence genome contains the following:
- the LOC123708545 gene encoding lipase 3-like → MVKLRGISIFLILVLFVQIRYSTCKKISIREILEDFHDTLPKNNNKINYNKIEQQIQNDGNLNNDIYLNITQLITKYKYSVEVYEVITSDGYVIKLFRIPGNGAVVFLMHGLISSADDWISGGVESGLAYLLAQLGYDVWMGNTRGNKHGRANIYIDPSEKKFWDFSFHEIGMIDVPTMIDFVLEKTNKSSLIYIGHSQGTTAFFIMCSLRPEYNKKITLMIALSPVAWISHMKSPVINILKLFYGEIVFLAKALGVVELFQDSPFLRGLQRTFCGDEVWAFAICQHLVFITGGFNYNQTNYEQLPVIYNHFPGGSSFKQIQHFGQLVLSGYFRQFDYELKNIEIYGSLTPPSYPVENITAPVALFYGEGDWLSDVSDAKILKSRLPNLVEFHRVEDEHFSHLDFVYAVDTKNLLLANILRLIKNIH, encoded by the coding sequence ATGGTTAAACTAAGAGGCatcagtatatttttaattttagttttatttgtgCAGATAAGATATAgtacatgtaaaaaaatatcaatacgTGAGATACTAGAAGATTTCCACGATACCTTGccaaaaaataacaacaaaattaattacaataaaattgagCAGCAAATACAAAACGATGGGAATTTAaacaatgatatttatttgaatataactcaattgataacaaaatataaatatagtgtgGAAGTGTATGAGGTTATCACGTCAGATggatatgtaataaaattattcaggATACCAGGAAATGGAGCCGTTGTTTTCCTTATGCATGGTCTAATAAGTAGCGCAGATGACTGGATATCTGGTGGAGTGGAAAGCGGGCTGGCGTATCTTCTAGCACAGCTGGGCTATGATGTATGGATGGGTAATACAAGAGGAAATAAACATGGAAGAGCTAACATTTATATTGACCCATCAGAAAAGAAATTTTGGGATTTTAGTTTCCACGAAATTGGTATGATTGATGTACCAACAATGATTGATTTTGTACTAGAAAAAACGAACAAATCCTCATTAATATACATCGGCCACTCACAAGGCACCacagctttttttattatgtgttctTTAAGGCCcgagtataataaaaaaataaccttaATGATAGCATTGTCACCTGTCGCATGGATATCACACATGAAAAGTCccgtaattaatattttaaagctattttatGGGGAAATAGTATTTCTGGCAAAAGCTTTAGGCGTCGTTGAATTATTTCAAGATTCACCTTTTCTGCGTGGGTTACAAAGGACGTTTTGCGGTGATGAAGTGTGGGCTTTTGCTATTTGTCAACATCTGGTTTTTATCACGGgtggttttaattataatcaaacGAATTATGAACAGTTGCCCGTGATTTACAATCATTTTCCAGGGGGTTCATCATTTAAGCAAATACAGCATTTTGGACAATTAGTGTTATCTGGTTATTTTAGACAATTTGATtatgaattgaaaaatattgagaTATATGGATCTTTAACACCTCCATCTTATCCTGTAGAAAATATAACAGCACCAGTTGCACTTTTCTATGGGGAAGGCGATTGGCTCTCTGACGTCAGTGAtgccaaaattttaaaatcccGCTTACCGAATTTAGTTGAATTCCACCGTGTAGAGGATGAACACTTTTCTCATCTTGATTTTGTTTATGCTGTTGATacaaagaatttattattagcaaatattttaagattaataaaaaatattcactga